CATGTATAAAGCGGTCCCCCTTGCATATGCGGGGGACCGCTTTCTTAACATCTTTAAGCCAGGACCGCCGGCTTGAGCACTTCCTCGCACCACTGGCGAAAACTGGTGGGACTAGAGGACTGCGGAGTCCGCGGTTCGGCATCGTAAATGCCCCGTTCGGCAGCGGCCGCCATGTCGATGATCCCCTGCGCCCACGCCTTGCTCATCCCGTGCTGAACCAGCGCGGACTTGTAGTCCTCGCCGGAGACCTGCTGAAAGCGAACCGGTCTCTCGAGCACCTCGGACATGATCCGTGCCATTTCATTGAAGGATAGGTTTTCAGGGCCGAGAACCGGGACGTTTTCCTGCCCGTCCCAGCTGCGGTCGAGCAGCAGTTTGGCGGCGGTGGCGGCGATGTCGCGGGTGCTGCAGGTCGGAGTCTTACGATCCCCGGACATCGGATAGAAAAACATTCCTTGATTTTTGATAGGCTCGATCTGCCAAAGCATATTATCCATAAACCCCGGCATGCAGAGCGAGCGGTAACTTACGCCCGTGCTCTCGATCAAATCGTCCATGGCGAATATCGCCGAGATCTGTCCGGCATTTTTGGCTATTCCGCGTCCCAGGCTCGAGACCCCGATCACGCGCCTTACGCCTTGGCGGTTGATCGCCGTGTACAACGGCCGGACGAAGCTCAGGACGTGGTCCTGGATGCTCTCGGCTTGGGGGTTCGGGGGCACAACCCAAAGCACGGAGTCAGCTCCCTCCAGCGCTTTGGAGACGACCTCGACGTCGTCGTGTTGACCCTGCACGACCTCTACACGCTCGCGAACGCGGGGAGAGAGGCGGGAAGGATCGCGCGCAATTACGCGGATCGCCTCCGTGCTGTCGAGGATATGGTCGAGAACCTGGCGGCCGATTTGTCCGGTGGGAGTGGTGATGACAATCACAAAGACCACCTCCAAGAAGCGGATAAAATGACACCGGATCCTCCAAAACGTGTTTTCTCCATTCCTTTCACAAACAACATCCTTTCTTTTTTGTCGCCTGGCCTAATAGGATTCGACCTTATGGCCAACGCAGAAATTCAACAGTGTTGTTTATGCGTCAATGTCGTGTATGTTACACTGTATAATGAATGATAAGCGCGTTTAGAGTTCCGGGCAACCAGCAAACGGCCGTTGTCGTTGTGTAGACAACATTCGTGAACGATTGTTGTTTTTTTAAGTTCATGAGAATTCATTTATGGTGAGGTGGAGTATGCCGGTTAACGCCAACGATCCCCGCGTGAAACGCACGTGGCAGTTGTTAATGACAGCCTTTATGGAGCTGATTATTTTCAAATGGTTAAGCGGAGAGGCGCGTGCTTCCGTCACGCAAGAGATAGTGGACGCGACGGCCCACGTCATAAGCTGGGGGATATTAGGGACCGCCGTGCAGTGGAGTCGAAGTCCTCAAAGGCGCAAGGCGGAAGCCATGGCGCGGGACGTGCTGGCGGTTGTGGCCGCGGGGTTGGCGCCGGTCATGGAAACGGACCGGGGCAAGTTCTTCATTCGACGAGGATAGTGCAGCTATATGAGCCGATAAACGAGAAAAGAGCGGACTTCTTAGAAGGTCCGCTCCATCGTTTATCAACTTATTCCGGGCTTATCTGCTGATCGACACCCGTTCGCCGGAGCGCCGGTTTTTGCGGTACAGCTTTCTCATGCATTTCCAGCATATTTTCTCCGGGCGGGTGTTCACCTCGATCACCCACGGCTTTAAGCGGCGATCGAGCCCCATGTCGATGCCAAAAAGCCGAATGCCGGGATAGCCGCCTTCGAGCTGCTCGCATATGCGCCTTCCCAGCGCGTTCAGTCTGGCGATGATCTTCTGTTTGCCCGCCGAATCGGCGTATGGAGCGAGCAGGTCTTCGATAGATATCGCGGTGCCGCCGCTGCGGATGTTCGTGACGATCTTCCGCGGATGGGCGGCCCGGCCGACGAATCCTTCGTTTTGCCACGGGGAACGGCTTTGCTTCGTCATCATCAGGCGAAGATCGAACGGCCGATGGTTCCAGGTGAGCAGCTCGATGCCCTGTTGCACCACATAATCGCTTTTTACCCTGCGGGACAATACGAAGTCATACGTTTCTTCCACAGTGCGAAACGTTTTTTGCCGCGTGCCGAAGCGAACGCGGTAGGACGGCTGATTTTCCGGCCCGAGCCTGCTGATTTGCATCACTCCAATGCCGAAAGCGCCTTGATTCGGCTTGGCGTATACCGTTTTATGCCGGGATAGCATCGATACGAAAGCGGCTTTGCTCAGCTTCATCGTTTCAGGGAGGTACCCCCGGATATGACGGTTTTTCCATAACTCCCGGTAATGCTCCCACTTGATTCCTTTTGCAGGTTTCATGGATAGTCTCCTCACATCGGTGTTTCCATATCTTATTCGGCCCGCAGCGGTTGGGTTGCAGGGGTTAGCCCATTTTGCAGGCAATGCCCCTCCCGCGTGAATAAGGTTAAAGGGTGAACTTGAAAGGGAGAGGAGTGGGGCGGTTGACCCGAATCAAAATCGCCGCTGTAGGAGACCTGCTGATTAAAAAGCCGAATTATCGCTTCGGCCAAACAGCCTGCCGGCGGGTACCGGTTTGATCCCGTTTTTGCGAAGGTGAAGCCTTGTTTGAAGAGACACGATCTGGCGATCGGCAATCTGGAGACGACCTTTTCCGGGAAAAAGGTTTTGGGAGTTCCCGGCAAGCGCAAAAAATGCAACTGTCCGGAAGAACGAAGACATCCGCGAACAGGCTTTCCGCTGTTCAACTGCCCGGACGAGCTCGCGGCGACGCTGAGAAAAACCGGCTTTCACGTGCTGGCGACGGCCAATAACCATTGTCTGGACGGAGGCACAGCCGGGTTAAAACGCACCCTGAGCGTCCTCGACCGTCACGGTCTCAGGCATGCGGGAACGTACCGCTCCGCGGGGGAGGCGAGGCGGCATCTGGTCGTGCCGGTTAAAGGGATTCGCATCGGATTTTTGGCCTACACGAAAGGGACGAATTCGATACCGATTCCAAATTCGTGGATCGTGGGACGCATGAGCGAAAGGAAGATCGCGGCGGATATCCGCGCATTGAAGAACAAAGCCGATTTTATTATCGTCTACCTGCATTTCGGACAGGAGTACCGGACTTACCCGAATTCAAAGGAAAAACGGCTGATGCACCGGCTGTTCAAGCGAGGCGCAAACGTCGTGCTGGGCGCACATCCCCACGTTTTGCACCCGGTCGCGGTCACGAAGATGAAAGACATTTACGGCCGGGTCAGGACCCGGGTGGCGGCTTCGTCGCTTGGAAACTTCGTATCGACGAAGCTGGTCAGGAACCCGAAAACGGTACGGGGAACGATATTAAGTCTGACGCTGACCCGGAATAAAGACGGAGTGACGGATGTAACCGGTGTCAGCCGCATCCCCACCGTCGTAAAATGGAATCGGGCGCGAAAGACGGATTACCGGGTGGTGCCGGCCGACGGCAGGTGAGCCCTGACAGGCTTGACGGGCTGACGAAACGTTACGGCTTAAGCTTGGACAGCGATTCGCCGGTCACTTCCTGCATGCCGAATTCTGCCTGCTGGGGGAGCGACTTTCCTTCGGATGCGGTTCTCAAGAGCTCGATGATCCTTGTGCCCCAGCCGTCCTCGTTCTGAGAGACGACGGAGGTGATTTGGCCATTGATGACGGCTTCCTTCACCTCGGGGGTAAGGCCGAAGGCGAATGCCCTTCTGCGCAAACCTTGCGCTTTCCAAACGATAATCGACGAAGAGCTGGAAATCCAGTCGACATCCACGAGCGCATCGAAATGGGGATGGTCGTCTATCATCGCTTCCAGATTGTTGATCGCGCGTTCGCTGAGGCCGGTATGGTAACGCGTATCGAGCACCTGGATGTCGGTCCGCCCGGATAAATAATCGAGCATGCCTTCCAGCCGGCGGCTTTGGCCGGCGGAATCTCTGTGGCCGGCTTCGACCAAAATCATTCCTTTGCCCTTCAGTTCGCGGTCAATCAGCTTGCCCATCAAATTTCCTTCCGCGAAGGGGTCGTTGCCTAGATATGCTAAGCGGCGGCTTTGGGGCGCGTCGGACTCGAAGCAGATGACCGGAATGCCTTCCTGAACGGCTTTGTTGATGAGCGGAGTCAGGGCGTTCGGATCGATCGGGTCGATCGCAATGCCGTTCACCTTTTGCTTGATCATCGTCTCCATCATCTGAATCTGCCGCTCCACGTTGTATTCGTCCGGCGCTTTAACGACCAAGCGGATGGACTGGGGTTTGGCGGCTTCCTCGATCGATTCGGTAATCGATTCGTAAAAGGGATGCGCCGTCGGATACAAAACGCCGAAGGTCAACCGGTTCGAATCCGGTTCTGCGGTTGCCTTCGGTTTATCCGCCGAGGATGGAAGCTCCGTCTTCGGCACAAATAAAACGGGAGTGCGAAGCAGCAATACCGCGATACAAATGAAGATGACGATGCCTCCGGCAATACGGACCGTTGATTTGCTGCGCATTTAGCGGTCCTCCTCCGAGCCGGCCCCTATGCAATCGGCGCTTCCCGATTTTCGGAACTCCTTGGTCGTCATGCCGGTCATTCTTTTGAACAAATTCGAAAAGTAATGGGGGTCGCTGTAACCTGCCTGAAACGCGATCTCGTACGTTTTCGCGGCACTGTTCTTCAGCAGCTCCATGGCGAATTGTATGCGGGTTTGCGTTAAAAATTCGATGAAGGTCTGCCCGGTCTCCTGGCTGAATACTTTGCTGAGATGGCTTGCATTCATGTTGACATGATCGGCGACCTCTTGAAGCGAAAGCGCGTCGTTGCCAAAATGGGCCTGGATATAGTCCTTCGCCTTCCGGATGATAGGACCGTACTTGTCGTTGGAACGGGAACGCCAATTCCAAAACTGCTCGATCAGTTTGATCAAATAGTCCTTCAGCTCCCCGTGCGAACGGATTTGCCCGATCCGCATTTGAAACTGCCTGAGATAGCGCTCCGGATCCTCCACGTGACGGTACATGTCCTTGGCGGAACGGAATACTTCGAGCGTCAAATCGTTAATAATGTAGTATCCTACCGGTGTCGACGTCCACTCGATATGCTTCAAGTCTGCGGCATATTCGTTCACAAACGGCGAAAGCATCGGCGGAGAACCGATTTTCATGAAATCGACGAATTTTTTGCGGTCCAGTAGAACGAATTGCTCCATCACCTCTGCGCTTTGCTGCCGCATGGTCAGCCTGTTTTGGCCGGAAAGCCGGCGCCAATGCATGTCCTGGGCCGCATCCAGGAAGGACAGGTGGACGCCCTGCAGCCGATCCTGCATGCTGCCGATACCGACGGATACCGGGCATGCCGGTTCGGACAGCCGATCCGTATCCGCGGCAAGGCTTTGAAGCTCTTTGAACGGCAGCAGCTCCCGGTGAAGCTCCTCGAGGGTGCTCGCTTTCAAGAGCCAGACGGTTTCGCTTCGGCTTCGTTTAAATTGCAGCACATCGGTACGGGCGGTCAGCTTCCGCAGAGCCGGTACCGGCCCCGCGGCATCCGAAGCGTCGTCCGCGGCATCCGCCATGACAAGCTCCGCGTCACGAACGTGCGCCATGGCGACAATGTAAAATCGGGCCAGCAGGCTTAAACTCAAGGCGGAGCTGAGGTGAACGGCATCCGTTGTCGTCATGAAACCGCTGCACAAGTCGTTAAGCAGCTTTTCCTGCGTGACCTCCTGCAGCCTCATGGCGTTCGCCTTTTCGCCTCGTTCCTTGTCGATGGACTCGCTCACACGGTGAAGCAGCCGGAGCAGCTCGCTGGCGCTGATCGGCTTCAGACAATAGTCCACGACGCCCATCCGCAAAGCGCTTCTGGCAAATTCGAAATCTTCATAACCGCTGAGAATCACGATTTTGATCTCGGGGTATCGCTGGCATACGATGGCGCTCAATTCCAGACCGTTCATAAACGGCATCTTGATATCGGTTATGAGGATATCGGGACGAAGCTGCTCGATTAACGTTAACGCCACTTCGCCGTCCGGCGCTTCGTCGCAATATACAAATCCTTCTTTTTCCCAATCGATGCTGTCCCGCATCGTTTCCCTGATGAGAATTTCGTCATCGACGAGCATCACCTTTTTCATGCGCTCACCTCGCTTTCTCTCCACGCCGCAGGCAGGCGAATCGTTACGACCGTACCTTCGTTCGGCTCGCTGTCCAGCTGTACCTTGCAGGCTTCTCCGTAATATAACCGGATGCGCTGCTGTACGTTATGAAGGCCGAATCCCCCGGATACCTCATTGCCCGTCTCCTCCGGAGGCTGCGCTTCGGATAGGTCGCTTCGCACCTTCTCGAGCCGTTCCGGCGGCATCCCGATGCCGTTGTCTTCGACCACAAATACGATATGCTTGTCATCCTCGGCGAAGGCGCGGATGCGGATCAGCCCTTTTCCCCTTTTGTTCTTGATGCCGTGATATATGGCATTCTCCACGATCGGCTGCAGCGTCATTTTCAGGATCGGGTAACTGTGCAAGCTCTCGTCGACGTCGATTTCATATTCGAGGATGTCCCGGTACCGCATGCGTTGTATGGTTAAGTAGCTTTGCAGATGCTCGAGCTCTTTGGCCACCGTGATCCAATCTTTTCCTTTGCTGAGGCTGATTCGGAAAAGCCGGGATAACGACATGACCAGCTGGACGACCTGATCCTTCTTTCCCGCTTCGGCCATCCATAAAATCGAATCCAGGGTGTTGTACAGAAAGTGCGGATTGATCTGGGCCTGGAGCGCGCGCTGCTCGGCTTTCTTGATTTCCTGCTGCTCCTTGATAATCTGGTCGAGCAGCGTTCTTATTTTCCCGAGCATGATATTGAAGCTGTTGCCGAGCTCGGCGATCTCGTCGGTCCCGGCAGGGGTGACCTTCGCTTCGAGAAAACCGGATGCCGCCAGCTGCATCTTGTTTTTTAACACATGGACGGGGCGGATCAGCCGGGAGGACACGAAGAAATGCAGGATCAAGGCGAACGCGATGCAAAGTCCGACACTGATGATGATCAGCTGCCGGATCGAATTGGCTTCCTCCACGATTTCCTGCAGCGGGACATAGCCGATAATTTTCCACCCCGTGCTTAAGGATGCCGAGGCGAAAATGAATTTCGGCTTTCCTTCCGACGAGTCGATAAGCTCTGTGGCGGAGCCGTTTAACAGCTCCTTCAAATCTTCCTTCTTCGGCAGTCCGCTGCGGCCGCCGGTTTGTGACGGGCTGAAAATAGGATTGCCGTCCTTATCGACCACAAAAAAGAAGCCGTTGCGGCCGATGGTCACCTCATCGCAAAATTTCTTGACGATGCTGTCGTCCATATCGATGATGATGAAGCCGATCACCTCGTGGGTAATGCGCTGCTGCACGGTGGAAATCATCGAGATGACGTTCGTGTTGTTGTACTGAAACCCGTCCAGGCGCTCCATGGAAGAATTTCCGAAAGGCACGTTCAGCACCTCGTCCGGATGGTCGACCAAATACGCGAGCTGCGGGTTCCTCAGCGGATTCCGGTCGATTTGGAAAACGCCTTTCCTTTCGCTGATGCCTCGGCCGTACAGATTGATCATCGTAATATTGAGAACCTTGTCGTACCGGTAGGTTTGGCGATAGGAGGAGATCGTTTTCAAAATATCTTTCGCATTTTCGTACGTAGCCGCATTCTGGGAGAACAGAAATTGCAGCACCTGCGGGTTTTTCCTCAGCTCCAGCAGCTTGCCCGTATCGATGAACAGCTGGTCGATATCGCGGGCCTGCGTGTCGGCCACCAGCTTCGTGGACGCTTTGCTGTTTTTGAACACGATATTGAACGATTTCTGATATGAAATTAAACCGACGGATATTAAAGGAACGCAAGTGAAGAAAACAAACATGAGGAGCAGCTTGGAACGCAGACTCGAGGAAATCCTTCGGATCAGCTTCATGCGTATGCAAAACCTTTCTTCATCCTTCAATTACTGAGAATATGAGAAATTTCCGCTGCGTGTCCCGGATCGTACTTCCGATCGCTCTTGTCCTCGGATTTCTTGATTAGAACCGCCCGTTGGCGGTAGAAATCCGAGAACAAAGGCGACCGCTAACGCTTCTCCAGTACGATTCCGTCCACTTCGCTTTTTTTCATGCATTTCAGTAGTTAAATTATGAAGCATCGTTTTTGAAAACGCAATCATCGGCAAAGAAATTACAGTTTCGCGAAAAAATATTCCAGTTTTTCCGAGGAAGCGTTTGCAAACGCCTAAAAAATTATAAATTTAACCGATCATACTCCGTATAATCCCGCGCTGCTCCCCCTCTATAATGAGGTCACACCAAACGAAATGGTGATCCAAAGGGAGGAATGAAACATGAAATTAAAAAAATCGGGCATGGCGGTCGCGGCTTCGCTGATATTGCTGTTCACGGCGGCCTGCGGAAGCAGCGGCCAGAAGCCGACGAACGCATCTGCGACACCGGCGCCGGCACCGGCGGCTGCGGACAATAAGGCGGGTGCTGATAACAAACCCGCAGGCGGCAAAAAGATCACGCTCGGTTTCTCGCAGGTCGGTGCGGAGAGCGGATGGCGGACAGCGAATACGAAGTCGATTCAGGATTCGGCCAAGGAGGCCGGCATTGACTTGAAATTCTCCGATGCCCAGCAAAAGCAGGAAAACCAAATTAAAGCCATTCGTACCTTTATTCAGCAAAAGGTGGATGTGATTGCATTCTCGCCCGTCGTCGAATCCGGTTGGGATACCGTGCTGAAAGAAGCGAAAGACGCGAAGATTCCGGTCATCCTGACCGACCGCGCGGTCGACTCCAAGGACACTTCGCTCTACCGGACGTTCATCGGATCGGACTTCGTCG
The window above is part of the Paenibacillus hamazuiensis genome. Proteins encoded here:
- a CDS encoding NAD(P)H-binding protein, giving the protein MVFVIVITTPTGQIGRQVLDHILDSTEAIRVIARDPSRLSPRVRERVEVVQGQHDDVEVVSKALEGADSVLWVVPPNPQAESIQDHVLSFVRPLYTAINRQGVRRVIGVSSLGRGIAKNAGQISAIFAMDDLIESTGVSYRSLCMPGFMDNMLWQIEPIKNQGMFFYPMSGDRKTPTCSTRDIAATAAKLLLDRSWDGQENVPVLGPENLSFNEMARIMSEVLERPVRFQQVSGEDYKSALVQHGMSKAWAQGIIDMAAAAERGIYDAEPRTPQSSSPTSFRQWCEEVLKPAVLA
- a CDS encoding response regulator transcription factor yields the protein MKKVMLVDDEILIRETMRDSIDWEKEGFVYCDEAPDGEVALTLIEQLRPDILITDIKMPFMNGLELSAIVCQRYPEIKIVILSGYEDFEFARSALRMGVVDYCLKPISASELLRLLHRVSESIDKERGEKANAMRLQEVTQEKLLNDLCSGFMTTTDAVHLSSALSLSLLARFYIVAMAHVRDAELVMADAADDASDAAGPVPALRKLTARTDVLQFKRSRSETVWLLKASTLEELHRELLPFKELQSLAADTDRLSEPACPVSVGIGSMQDRLQGVHLSFLDAAQDMHWRRLSGQNRLTMRQQSAEVMEQFVLLDRKKFVDFMKIGSPPMLSPFVNEYAADLKHIEWTSTPVGYYIINDLTLEVFRSAKDMYRHVEDPERYLRQFQMRIGQIRSHGELKDYLIKLIEQFWNWRSRSNDKYGPIIRKAKDYIQAHFGNDALSLQEVADHVNMNASHLSKVFSQETGQTFIEFLTQTRIQFAMELLKNSAAKTYEIAFQAGYSDPHYFSNLFKRMTGMTTKEFRKSGSADCIGAGSEEDR
- a CDS encoding sugar ABC transporter substrate-binding protein — translated: MRSKSTVRIAGGIVIFICIAVLLLRTPVLFVPKTELPSSADKPKATAEPDSNRLTFGVLYPTAHPFYESITESIEEAAKPQSIRLVVKAPDEYNVERQIQMMETMIKQKVNGIAIDPIDPNALTPLINKAVQEGIPVICFESDAPQSRRLAYLGNDPFAEGNLMGKLIDRELKGKGMILVEAGHRDSAGQSRRLEGMLDYLSGRTDIQVLDTRYHTGLSERAINNLEAMIDDHPHFDALVDVDWISSSSSIIVWKAQGLRRRAFAFGLTPEVKEAVINGQITSVVSQNEDGWGTRIIELLRTASEGKSLPQQAEFGMQEVTGESLSKLKP
- a CDS encoding YheC/YheD family protein; this translates as MKPAKGIKWEHYRELWKNRHIRGYLPETMKLSKAAFVSMLSRHKTVYAKPNQGAFGIGVMQISRLGPENQPSYRVRFGTRQKTFRTVEETYDFVLSRRVKSDYVVQQGIELLTWNHRPFDLRLMMTKQSRSPWQNEGFVGRAAHPRKIVTNIRSGGTAISIEDLLAPYADSAGKQKIIARLNALGRRICEQLEGGYPGIRLFGIDMGLDRRLKPWVIEVNTRPEKICWKCMRKLYRKNRRSGERVSISR
- a CDS encoding CapA family protein — translated: MASAKQPAGGYRFDPVFAKVKPCLKRHDLAIGNLETTFSGKKVLGVPGKRKKCNCPEERRHPRTGFPLFNCPDELAATLRKTGFHVLATANNHCLDGGTAGLKRTLSVLDRHGLRHAGTYRSAGEARRHLVVPVKGIRIGFLAYTKGTNSIPIPNSWIVGRMSERKIAADIRALKNKADFIIVYLHFGQEYRTYPNSKEKRLMHRLFKRGANVVLGAHPHVLHPVAVTKMKDIYGRVRTRVAASSLGNFVSTKLVRNPKTVRGTILSLTLTRNKDGVTDVTGVSRIPTVVKWNRARKTDYRVVPADGR
- a CDS encoding sensor histidine kinase, with product MKLIRRISSSLRSKLLLMFVFFTCVPLISVGLISYQKSFNIVFKNSKASTKLVADTQARDIDQLFIDTGKLLELRKNPQVLQFLFSQNAATYENAKDILKTISSYRQTYRYDKVLNITMINLYGRGISERKGVFQIDRNPLRNPQLAYLVDHPDEVLNVPFGNSSMERLDGFQYNNTNVISMISTVQQRITHEVIGFIIIDMDDSIVKKFCDEVTIGRNGFFFVVDKDGNPIFSPSQTGGRSGLPKKEDLKELLNGSATELIDSSEGKPKFIFASASLSTGWKIIGYVPLQEIVEEANSIRQLIIISVGLCIAFALILHFFVSSRLIRPVHVLKNKMQLAASGFLEAKVTPAGTDEIAELGNSFNIMLGKIRTLLDQIIKEQQEIKKAEQRALQAQINPHFLYNTLDSILWMAEAGKKDQVVQLVMSLSRLFRISLSKGKDWITVAKELEHLQSYLTIQRMRYRDILEYEIDVDESLHSYPILKMTLQPIVENAIYHGIKNKRGKGLIRIRAFAEDDKHIVFVVEDNGIGMPPERLEKVRSDLSEAQPPEETGNEVSGGFGLHNVQQRIRLYYGEACKVQLDSEPNEGTVVTIRLPAAWRESEVSA